GGATTGGTAAATCCTTCTACCGGATTGGAGACAGGCACATTGCAACCGTTGGTCCATTGCCTGACAACTGTGAAGAAAGCGAGTATATAAAAAACCTCAGAAGATTTGGTGTCCTCAAGGATAAAATGTTGATCTTCGATATTGTCATCGACTATATCTCACAGGATGGTCGAGTTTTTTTCTTCAGCTTTGTAGTTGACAAAAGTGACGAAGCTAATAAGGCTGTCCATGGAAACATTTCTTCTACTCGTCTTGCAAGCGAGACCACCTCTGCAAGGTTTTGCGGATACTGTCAACGAGCCGTGACACCCGGTGGCAACTGCGACGGCTTGGTCCATACCGATGCTTGTCTCATCTACCAAGAATAATTTGTTCATTATCCTTACTGTGTTGCCGTTGCTGATGAGTGGTTCCCTGTTGGATGCTTTATTGGAGATGTGTCTAATGCTGAATAATCTATACTTATCCAACATACTCAACCTCCAGAGCTGCTGTTGGTTGAACATATATTTGGAGATATTTTCCTCTCTTTAGTAGAAAGTAGCGCTCGATCTTAGGCAAGCTTGATCATAGCTAGAAAGTGAATGTATGAAAGGAAGTACTCCTATATTCTGTCTGCATGTACTTTGAGAATCTTGTCATCAATAATCGCTTTACATGATTCAGTTATACAGTGATTTGTATTTCGTAGCTTAGCTCTACTGTGGGGTTCTAATAAGGTGACGATTTTATTAGAACAGTGAGGCCGCCGATGAACAGTGAGAACACATTGAGATCAGGGTCTCGTCAGCCTGATCATTCCAATAAGATCACGATTTTAACCGTTGCATTTTCAGGATTCACACCGCAATTCAGAAACAGCATCAAGGTTTTTTAGGACTCTGATCAAATGCTTTCTAATTACAGACTTCTTCTCCCTATACCACCTAACAAACAGTGGCTGATCTGATCTGACCTGAAACAAACAGTGGTTCGTTCAGATTAAGATGAATTCAGACTCTATCCTGACGTGAACATGTCTCCTGCGCGTGCTAACATCAAGGCCTCCTGTGCCAGCATATCAAGCAACTTTGTAATAGTGATCAATCTTCCCCCAAATCAAATCCAGATATCAGAACAAACACAGATTCAGCTCAAGTGGAGAAGCACAGATTCAGGTGAGAGTGACAGCACATTGAGACCAGGGTCTCATCACCATCAGAAGTTATCATTCCAATAGGATCAAAATTTTGTTAACCATTGGATTCAGAATTCATGACCACAATTGAGAATAACATCAAAATTTTAAGAATCAATCATATGTGTTCTAATAAGTCTTCTTCTCCTAGACCCCCTGATAAGCAGTGTCTGATCTGACCAGAAACAAGAAAGAATGTTCCCAAGTAAGCAACATTCTACTCTAGATTGAATCCAGAAATCAGAACAACCAATAACTATACCAACtgcagattaaaaaaaaataaatatatcaaTGCATCAACATTCTCAAATGGATTCCAGAGGAAGCAGAGCCATATTAGTACACCACATTCCCAAATCCCAGCAAACAAGCAATGTTAGTAAGCAATATCCCCCCCGGATCGAGAGCtcaacaatatcatcaatgCATCAAGTTTACTAGGACTCAAAAATCAAATTCAGGAGTTCTAGTCCCTGACAACGAAAACTCGCAGTGGTTCATCTGACCAGAACAGAAACAAACAGTACTGGTCCCAAATCCCAAGCAGCTGCCAGAAAGCAATTTTCATAAGCAATCTTCCCCCAGATGAAGAGCAGATAACAGAACAGTAAACAATATCATCACTGCATCAAGTTTATTAGGACTCAAAATCAAATTCATGGGTTCTAGTAATCTTTTTCCCCTAGACCCTGACAACGAAAACTCGCAGTGGTTCATCTGaccaaaaaagaaacaaaaagtgTACTGGTCCTTGGTCGAATTCAGATTCGGATGGATTCACGAGTCGAATCAAATCAAACGCATGACTAGAGTAGACTCGATCTAGCAACAAAAAACGCAGTGGTTCATCTGACCACAACAGAAGCAAAACAGCTGACCAGATGATTCGGATGGATTCAGTCATATGATCCAGACTCTAACCTGACGTGTTTCCTCCGCGAGCGTTGTAAGATGAAGGACTCCCCCCTCCCATGGCGCTGCTCCTCGATCCTATACGCCGCCATGGCAATACTTGCAGTTGAGCCCGTACCTGCACCATcccttggcggcggcgagctccgggcACGGAcgtcccccgccgccgactCTCATCTCCGGCACAATTCGTTGCTCCTCCTCGCCATGAGAGTAGCGACACGCTGCCCCGTTGTGGcacctccccttcctccactTGCTGCACAGCGCAATCTTGTGGTGGGCATTGGCAACACCCATGGCGCCGGCGACCGCGGGTGCGGGTGCGGGGGCGGGGACGGGAGCGGGTGCGGGCAGCAGCGGCGGGAAGTTGACGGCgtaggagctcgccgccgccgccgaaggagTTTTGTCGGTGTCGCTCCCCTGCTGGCCAGCAGAGCTGGAGGACGACGAGCTAGATGCGGGCTTGTCCCCGGCGTAGGAGACCCCCTTGCCCTtgtcgctgccgctgccgctgccgccattgGAGGTGGTGATGCGGCCGTGTTGGGGACCGGCGTTGATCATTCCTCTCTTGGAGTCGTCGAGGATATCGGAGCCTGAACCGATGGTCTTCTCGCCGTGGAGGTCGTCGGGGTGAGCTCCGCCGCTCTGGTCTTGCCGGGGTAGGTGACGTGGGTCGTGGTCGTGATTGTCAGGAGCCCCGTCACCCTGCACCTGTGCGGAAGAGGATCCCATGGTGCCCGCCGGTGCGGGTGCGAATGCGGGTGCCGGGGCGGGGAAGGGGGCGGCGCGGTGCTCGTGCAGCGGCGGGAAGTTGACGTCGTAGGATCTCTTTGCCAGCGCCGCCAATGGAGCCATGTCGGTGTCGGAGGCTTCCTTCCCCTGTTGGTCAGATGGACCGACGTCGGGGACCTCGCTCTTCTCGCCGGGGAGGTCGTGGAGGTGAGCCTCGCCGCGCTGGTCTTGCCGGGGCCGGTCGTGGTGGTGGTCATGAGCCCCGCCACCCTGGTCATGGCGagcccgagcccgcgcccgcgcccgctcgTCGTTGGCCGCGTCGCGGATGCCGTAGGCCACGTCCGTCGGCTCGTACGCGCCGGGGGGGAAGTGGGAGTAGGTGGGcctgccctcgccgccggtgacgccATCGACGGCGGAGACTCGCCGGGACGGGGAGGCGTTGGCTTGATCTGGATCACcggtggggaggcggcggcggccgttggGATCGGCCATCTCGATggagggcgaggcgaggcgaggcgtgtGATTTCAAATGGGGGCGTGGACGCGTGGTGGGGTCAGACcgtcagagagagagaaagaggctGTCTTATATAGGCGAGGGGTAGCTTGCGCTGTACGACAGCGTCCACGGTGCAAGTTGCTGGCGAGCTCGGGGTTGAGAAGCTTCGAGTCGCGCTTGCTTTGCTCTGGGCGAAGGAAGAAGGTGAAGCAAGGTTTAGTGGGCCAAAAGATATTTGCTTTCGGCCCAAAGTAAGTTTATCACAGATGTGGTCTTTTTTACTTGAGGAACACGAATGGGCTCCCAGAGAAGCCACATGGGCCATTCCGTATTTCCATAGTAATTTTGTAGGAGATCGAAATGTCCATTCATTTGTAAATTTTTCCAGGGAGTGCAAAGAAATTTTTTCCATGGCATTTAAGTTTTAGAAAGGGACGTGACTGTAACGAGATCGTCGCTGGTTAGGCATATCCAGCGACCTCACTTTGGTTGCTACTAATACACTGAATAGTGCATGCCCGTAGCTGGTTAAGTCTAAACCGAGAGGTTTCTCGGTTTAGATTTTACGATTTTTATAAAACAAAAATTTAGTTgcactacttttttttaaacaaaaggtTCAGTCTGAGTACTGCTTTGTGGAGATAGGTTTAATTGTACCCTGCATGGTGTGGCTGCATGCAGAAAATGTACAAACTTATAAATCTAACTGAAAATATCTGAGATATACTCCGTAATTCACAAGTTCAGTTCCAACTAATGTTCCATCAAGGTTTCTCTTGTTCCTGCACTAGTAGTTTCATATATGTGATGACGATTCTCAGAACAGTTTATGAACCTTTCTAGCTGAGTAAGATCCATGTGCATATATTGGAATGTCAAACTGCATATCAATTATTAGCCGAGTAAGCTGTTACTACAACCAACTCTTTCACCAGTCACACACTGTTCATCTGATCTGAGTATGAACACAAATATTGAAATATATCACTCACCTGATCTGAGTCCGAACACAACCAGGAAAGCAAGCAACAATACTTGATGGAAATAACGGAATCCAAAAACCAGAATTCAAGCACACAAATCAACAATATGATCAATGCATCAAGTTTTTCTCAGGACGGACACTACTAGTCGAATCAAACCAAATGGGTTCAAGACGGATCGACCTGAGAACAACAGAAAACACGCAGTGGTTCATCGATCTGACCACCcacaaa
The window above is part of the Oryza sativa Japonica Group chromosome 7, ASM3414082v1 genome. Proteins encoded here:
- the LOC9266125 gene encoding zinc finger CCCH domain-containing protein 47; the encoded protein is MADPNGRRRLPTGDPDQANASPSRRVSAVDGVTGGEGRPTYSHFPPGAYEPTDVAYGIRDAANDERARARARARHDQGGGAHDHHHDRPRQDQRGEAHLHDLPGEKSEVPDVGPSDQQGKEASDTDMAPLAALAKRSYDVNFPPLHEHRAAPFPAPAPAFAPAPAGTMGSSSAQVQGDGAPDNHDHDPRHLPRQDQSGGAHPDDLHGEKTIGSGSDILDDSKRGMINAGPQHGRITTSNGGSGSGSDKGKGVSYAGDKPASSSSSSSSAGQQGSDTDKTPSAAAASSYAVNFPPLLPAPAPVPAPAPAPAVAGAMGVANAHHKIALCSKWRKGRCHNGAACRYSHGEEEQRIVPEMRVGGGGRPCPELAAAKGWCRYGLNCKYCHGGV